AGTTTCTCATGTAGAAGGCCATTATTATTTAAGTGTTTCCGACCAAAAAACTGAAGGTTTCATGCAGAGATATAGTAATACATGGGTGTGCGGAGGCACGGGATTTCTCTTCTCGAGGTCAACTCGTTacctcactcgttcgctgcgcgcACTGGTGAGATGTGGACTTGAACACGAGGAGAGAAGTTCCATATCTCTCAGCAACCATTTGTTTGCAAATTTAAACATCCAAGTAACGAGAAgaagccgacttaattcacgtttcaaaaagagacCGTGTTGcctcatggcgctaaatagagcgagtgacatgTTAGCATCTGATTGGCTTTCTCAAGAAAACGCATCGTAATTTATCACGTGTGGCGATGAGGTTTTACTCAGTGGTGGAAATTCTTATGAAGCATTCCAGTTTGTATGAAAAATATTATCTAATAGATATATTGATTTATATGTTACTACATTTCGGAAAAAATCTTGAATACAGTAAGTTGACCCACATTTTCTAAAATATTAAAGGTGCGTTCAATTATCAGCAATCTGTGAAAGCCTTGAGTATCTGCTGATCTTGGTGCAAACCTTAATGAGTTTCAAGTAGGAAGTAGTAAAGGGCTTTCAATGGCTATTCAAGTTAGCTTATGTCCAAAAGGAAAAGATGTAAGATTGGCTAGATAACTGAGTATAACAAGTTCTCTTGACCTGAAAATTCaatttgtttgaaaagaaagaCGCCACTACGAATGCTGCAGTTTGTGTGTTAGCTGAGACAAATTGTAAGCAAAGAGGGCGGCAAAGATTCCCTTTTATCAAAAAAGACGAAAGGAGGAAGTGTTTTAGATTTCCATGAACATAGGAGGAACCACAGAAATTGATCTCAACAAGTCATCTTATTTGCACTCAGATCcattaaattgcaaaaaaattgattttattttaatttcctcCTTGTCAAGAATCTCTTTGAGGCTAAATTGGCCCTCCCTGTAAGCACTCTGACAAAAGAGGCTAGCAATTGTTCACTGAACTCTGCATTTCATAAGACAAACGAGAGCCCAAGTTCTGTTGCAGAATCATTTAGTAATCGTATCTATCACTTAAAGTAACGGAAAGGAAAAAGAGTGGTTTTGAGCGGCTAGCTTGAAGGTCGATTTGTTTCAAGATGTCTCTTGCTTCCAGAAGCCTTAGCCTGGTTGTGGTTGAATCTTTGACATCTGCAGTGGTGGTGCTGTTTGCAATACTCGGAAACACAGTCCTCCTTTTTGCGTTGTGTCGAAAACCTCGGACGAAAAACTCCACTCTGGTCATGGTCGGTGCTTTAGCACTAGTAGATCTCTTAACTGTTATTACGACAGCCCCATTGTTCGTTCTATCTCTTGTCACGGGGAAATTCACCTCAAATAACTTCGGCTGCATGCTTACTGGTTTCCTTGCACACTCTTTACCCAAGGCATCTATTTTAGTCATGACACTTACAGCCATCAATCGATATTACTGTGTTTTGAAACCCGATGAATACAAACGCCTTTTCAACTTTCACCGCACAATTTACTACAATGTTTCAGCGTCGATTTTTGCAACCTCAGAGGTTTTGGCTGTTGTCGTTCTTGGTCAGGCAAAGATCTTTTACATCCCGCCTCTTGCTACTTGCATCATGACTTTTCCAAACCGAAACTTACAAATCGCCTATACTCTATATTCTTTGTTCTTTTACATGGTGCTGTGTCTCATCATCATCTGTTTCTGCTACAATCGAGTGTCTCGGTTCATTCGCCAACACAACGCCAACATTGTTTCCCTGACGACTCAAGAAATCAATCTGACCCGAGCCCTGTTTGTACTGATATTTTCATTTGTCATTCTATGGGTGCCATTATATATTTCCATCGTATTCTATCGCATGATTCTGCCAGCATCCCGTTTCCCTCGGGAAATGGGTCTGGCTATACCATATCTAAATTATTTAAGTTGCGCAATCAACCCTTGGGTATATGGCGTAATGAGTCCTCTTGTCCGTAACAAGATGATGAGGGTATTCTTTCGACCAAGGCCGGAACCTAGAGTCTCTCCGGAAGCTCCCAACACAACCGCACCGCGTGTATGTGATCAGAGAGGAGAAGCATTTGAAGAGCGCATCATCCACACTGAAACATGACGGCTTAGAGTAAATCCCTGATAATTTTCCATGCGTTGTAAATTGCGTATCTTTGTGCTCTTTTCTGTGGATTCGACTGTAAATAAGTTTCAAGTCAGGGTCACAAGAAACCTTCAGGACTACAACAACTATCAGCTGCGACCACGAAACTTCTTAACCAGTCTGGACTTTTCTGGTCTCCTGTTTGTCTACTGTTCTCTGCCTGCTTTAGTCTGGTTGTATTATTGTCATCGATTGTCTATTGTTTCTCTTAGGCATAGCAATGACTAGTATTTTCAGTGCTGTTACATACTTTGGTTCTTGGAGATACCCATGAAAATTGTAATGTCAAGCACAAAAGGTCAGGTTTCGATTGCGCGACTCAGTTCCAGCCCATTTTGCAGTCAACGCGTTGTTAAGTGGCTGGTTTAAAATTGCGGCGTAAGCCCCACAAAGTACTGAAATTACTTATTATTCTCTTAGGCATAACTCGGCTGTGTAATTCGGAGACATAAATGAAGTGATTATTGCACATCTTTATGGTAATTTTGCTCCCAGGATCATTTATCTCGACATCCTAGATGTAGCAAGGGAAGATTGACTTTGAGCAATGCCTGAAATACACTGTATAATGATTCATTTGTGCTAAGGCAGTCGTGAAATTAAATACACCATGAAAAGTGTAAATGTTGTTTTAAACAACTTGAAAGTGAAGTAAATAATTCCCGATCCCTTCTTCGTCCTTTTGGAGATTCGTTCTCTGTGTAATACTGGGAACCGGGGGGGAGGATCAAGAACAGTGGTGACTGACGAGTGAGAATGTTGCGCAAGCAAGTTCATTTCTGATCTTCCAACCTCAATCGAACATTTCAGACAATTACCCTACAAGAACCATGTTAAAGAAATTGGGTGACGACACTGTTTCAACTTGCataaaaagcttaaaaaaccGAAACTCGATTGTAACGTTTCCTTCCAACAACTTCCTTCGGGCATCGTCATCATTGAAAGCTAACGTCATATTAACAAGTTTCATGTGCTTTCATGTCGAAAATCATGAATGATTATCTGTCAAGGGACAACAAATGAGCAATATGGACAGACTCCACGACTTAATCAGTTAATCTGcctttccttttcattcaactcttAGAAGAAATATAGagggaaaatgaaataaatgaacaTATTCTGGTTTCCAGGTGTTAAGTATTTCGCAATACTAGAGGAAATTAAACATATAATTGCCGTACCAAAGACTTGAGTGATAGCCAAAGGAaaggaatttcttttccttggttttttttttttttcagatattgTTACTTCTAataagaaatgttaaaattgaATCGCAAATATCTTCGTTTAAGTTTTTTGGCGGTGAATATGCAATTGATATTAACTAGTGAATGACCGTTCGAGAAAACAGCACCGATTACTAAATTAAGCTGCATTGTATAATCGGCAGTCTTTGACGTAGCAGCTTATGTTGGTGCAATTTTTGTGAGTGTTTAATGGAAAGTTTTACAGAGAATATGTGGTGTGTATAAGCGCTTTTGCTACTAGCGACTTTTCAAGTCTAGTGAAAGATTCGCTGATAATCAAAACTTTAAGGGCATAAACTTTGCAAGGAAGCGTAGTTTAATAGGCTCTTGAGCCTTCAATTTTCTCCTTAAGAGACGACGCCATCTGGAAAGGAATTTCATGCAGTTGTTAATGGAATGGTTGTAAACATGCAATGAGACCCGTAGAGATTCCCTTTcataaaataagcaaaaataaagtaaaaagtATTTCAGCTTTTCATGAATAAAGGAGGAGCCAGAGAAATTGATCTCTGTAAACGACGGTCTCAATTTACTCGATCTCATTCGCACTCAGGTGCATGAAATTGTAGAAAATTGATTTTTGTTAATTTCCTCCTTGTCGAGGACCTCTTCGTGGCTTACCGTACTTGGCTCTCTTTTCAAGCACTTTGACAAAAGAGACTATAGCAATCATCTTCTGAGCGCTATGGGAATTGCCCTCCAaacttttatttaaaaacaTTGTAACCGCCCCATTCATCTACAGGGTTAAAAGTGGTTCATCGCTGAGGCAAACCACAGCCAAAGTTCTCCTGCGGGAATCATTTAACATTTGTATCTATTCCGTAAAGtaacggaaagaaaaaaaagggtggTTTTCAGTGACCAGATTGAAGATCGATTTGTTTCGCTATGTCTCTTGCTTTCAGAAGCTTTAGCCTGGTTGTGGTTGAATCTTTGACCTCTGCAGTGTTGGTGATGTTTGCAATACTCGGAAACGCAGTCCTCGTTTTTGCAGTGTGTCGAAAACCTCGAACGAAAAGCTCCACTATGGTCGTGGTTGGCGCCTTAGCTCTGGTGGATGTGTTGATTGCAAGCACAACGGGTCCACTTTTCGTTTTATCCCTTGCAATGGGAAAGCTCGCCTCAAATAACTTCGCCTGTCAACTTGCTGGTTTCTTTGCACACTCTTTACCCAAGGCATCTATTTTAATCATGACACTTACAGCCATCAGTCGATATTACTGTGTTTTGAAACCCGTTGTATACAAACGTTTTTTCACCTTTCGCCGCACAATTTGCTACATTGCTTTAGTGTGGCTTTTTGCAACCTCAGAGGTTTTGACTGTTGTCGTTTTTGGCCAGGCAAAGATCGTTTTCAACCCGCTTGTTGGTATCTGTGTCATGACTCGTACAAACAGAAATTCACAAATCGCTTCTACTCTGTTTCATTTCTCCTTTTACTTAGTGCTCTGTCTCAGCATCATCTGTTTCTGCTACAATCGAGTGTCTCGGTTCATTCGCCAACACAACGCCAACACTGTTTCCTTGACGGCTCAAGAAATCAATCTGACCCGAGCCCTGTTTGTACTGATATTTGCGTTTGGTATTCTGTGGTTgccattttgtatttttatcatACTCTATCGTATGATTCTGCCAGCGTCCGGCTTCCCTCGGGAAATGGGCCTGGCTATACCATACTTGAATTATTTAAGTTCCGCAATCAACCCTTGGATATATGGCGTAATGAGTCCTCTTGTCCGTAACAAGATGAAGAGGGTGTTCTTTCGACCGAGGCCGCTACCTAGAGTCTCTCCGGAAGTTCCCAACACAACCACACCGCGTGCATGGGATCAGAGAGGAGAAACACCTGAAGAACGCACCATCCACACTGAAACACGACGGCCTAGAGCAAATCCCTGAAGATTTTCCATGCGCTGTAAGTTGCGAATCTTTGTGCTCTTTTCCGTGAATTTGACTTGAAATAAGTTTCAAACTCAGGGTCACAAGAAAACTTCAGGACTACAACAACTATCAGCTACGACCACGAAACTTACTAATCAGCCTTGGTTTTTATGGTCTGCTCAGTTTTTGTGGGGCCTTAGACTGGTAGCTAGTATTATTGTCATCGAGTCACTGTTAATATTGTTTCTCTTAGACATAGCAATGACTAATATTTTCAGTTCTGTTATATACTTTGGTTCTTCGAGATTTTCCATGAAAATTGTAACGTGGAGCACAAAATGTCAGGCTCTGATTGCAGAACTCAGTTCAAGCCCTTTTTGCTGTCAACGCCTTGTTAAGCGGCAGGTGTAAAATTGCAGCGTACGTCCCACAAAGTACTGAAATTACTTATTATTCTCTTAAAACATAACTCGTGCGCTCGGCTGTGTAAGTCGGAGACATAAATGAAGTgattattgcaaatttttatGGTAACCTTGCCCCCAGGATCGGTTATTTCCACAACCCAGATGCAGCAAGGGAAAATTGATTTTTAGCAATGCGTAAAATGCACTATAATGATTCATTTGTTCTAAGGCAGTCGTGAAATACAACATGAAAGGTGTAAATGCTGTTTTAAACAACttgaaatagaaataaataattCCGATCCATTCCGGCTTCGTCTTTTTGAGACCCGTTCCCTGTGTATTACAGGGAGGGGGTGGGAGGAGATCAAGAGTACTGGGAACTGACGAATGAGAATGTCGGGCAAGCAAGTTCTAGTTCATTTCTGATCTTCCAACCTCAATCGAACAACATTTCAGACAATTACCCAGCAAAAGCCATGTTAAAGAAAATGGGGACGAAGCTATTTAAGTTTGTGGAAAAGGCTTGAAATTTCAAAACTCCATTGAAACAGTTTCTTTTCAATAACTCAAGTTCCGGCATTGTCGTCAAAACTGTCGTCATATTAACAAGTTCCATGTGCTTTCATGCCGAAAAACACGAATAAATTTTTGTCGTGGGGAAAAAATCATTCGCAATATCGACAGAATTAATCAGTTAAGTTGCCTTTCCTTTTTCTTAGAAGAAATATAGATGGAAAATTACTTAAATGAAGATACCCTGGTTCCCGGTGTTATATATTTCGTAATACCAGAGGAAATTAAACATAAATTGCCTTACGAAAGATATAAGTGACAGCCAAAGGAAAGGAATTTCTTTTTTGCCTTATTTTTCCAGGTATCGTTACTTGAAATAAGGTGTGCTAAAATTGAATGGCAAATAGCTTTGTTCAAAATTTTGGCGATGAGGCTGCAGTTGGCGTTAGCTAGTCTTTAGTCAATGAACCCTTCGAGAAATCAGCTCCGAACTGACTTAAGTTGCGGCATTGTATAACCGACCATCTTGGATATTTTGAGCGTGGTAAAGTAGCTTATGTTGGTGCAATTTTTGTGAGTGTTTAATGGCAAGTCTTACAGAGAATATTGGCTGTGTATAAGCGCTTTTGCTACTAGCGACTTTTCAAGTCTAGTGAAAGATTCGCTGATAATCAAAAGTTTAAGGGCATAAAATTTGGAAGGAAGCATAGTTTAATAGGCTCTCAAGACTTGAGAATTCAATTTTCTCCTTAAGAGATGACGCCATCCGGAAAGGAATTTCATGTGTTGTTAATGGAATGGTTGTAAACAATGAGGTCCGTTAAGATTCCCTTTcataaagcaaacaaaaataaagtagAAAGTATTTCAGTGAATAAAGGAGGAACCACTGAAATTTATCTCTGTAAACGACGGAGTCAATTTATTCGATCTCATTCGCACTCAGGTCCATGAAATTGTGGAAAATTGATTTTTGTTGATTTCCTTCTTCTCCAGAATCTATTCGTGGCTTACCACTTGACTCTCATTTCAAGCACGCCGACTAAAGAGACTAGCAATTGTTTTCTGAGCACTGTGGGAATTGCCTTCCAAACGTTTTCGTTGTAACCACCCTATTCGGCTGCATGGTTAAAAGTGGACCATGGCTGAGACAAACCACAGCCGAAGTTCTCCAGCAGAAATCATTTAGCAATTGCATATTTTCCGTAAAGCAAACGAAAGGAAAGAAGACTGGTTTTCAGTGGCCAGATTGAAGGTCGATTGTTTCGCAATGTCTCTTTCCTCCAGAAGCCTTAGCCTGGTTGTGGTTGAATCTTTGACATCTGCTGTGGTGGTGATGTTTGCAATACTCGGAAACGCAATCCTTCTCTTTGCCTTGTGTCGGAAACCTCGCAGCAAAAACTCTACCCTGGTCTTGGTCGGCTCATTAGCCCTGGTAGATTTCTTATTTACCAGTACAACGGGCCCACTGTTCGTTTTATCTCTTGCAACAGGGAGACTTTCCTCAAATAACTTCGCCTGTCAGCTTACTGGTTTCTTCCTCTTCACTTTATCCAAGGCATCTATTCTAATCATGACACTTACAGCCATTAGTCGTTACTACTGTGTTTTGAAACCAGGTGTATACAGACAGCTTTTCACCTTTCGCCGCACAATTTGCTATAATGTTTTAGTGTGGATTTATGTTACCTCGGAGTTTTTCGTTTTTGTCGTCTTTGGCCGCGCAAAGATCGCTTTTAATCCGCTTGCCGGCAGCTGCCTTATcgtttttcaaaatcaaaactCACAAGTCACCTTCACTCTTTATTTAGTCTTCTTTTACGTGCTGTTTTGTTTCAGCATCATTTGTTTCTGCTACAAACGAGTGTCTCGGTTCATTCGCCAGCACAACGCCAACATTGCTTCCCTGACGACTCAAGAAATCAATCTGACCCGAGCCCTGTTTGTACTGATATTTGCCTTTGTCATTCTCTGGGTACCATTTTATATTTTCATCATACTCTATCGCATGATTGTGCCAGCATCCCGCTTTCCTCGAGAAATGGCCATCACAGTGGCATACCTTAATTATATAAGTTGCGCAATCAACCCTTGGATATATGGTGTAATGAGTCCTCTTGTCCGTAACAAGATGAAGAGGGTGTTCTTTCGACCGAGTCCGCTACCTAGAGTCTCTCCGGAAGTTCCCAACACAACCACACCGCGTGCATGGGATCAGAGAGGAGAAGCATCTGAAGAACGCACCATCCACACTGAAACACGACGGCCTAGAGCAAATCCCTGAAGATTTTCCATGCGCTGTAGGTTGCGAATCTTTGTGCTCTTTTCCGTGAATTTGACTTGAAATAAGTTTCAAACTCAGGGTCACAAGAAAACTTCAGGACTACAACAACTATCAGCTACGACCACGAAACTTACTAAGCAGCCTTGGTTTTTATGGTCTGCTCAGTTTTTGTGGGGCCTTAGACTGGTAGCTAGTATTATTGTCATCGATTCACTGTTAATATTGTTTCTCTTAGACATAGCAATGACTAATATTTTCAGTTCTGTTATATACTTTGGTTCTTCGAGATTTTCCATGAAAATTGTAACGTGGAGCACAAAATGTCAGGCTCTGATTGCAGAACTCAGTTCAAGCCCTTTTTGCTGTCAACGCCTTATTAAGCGGCAGGTGTAAAATTGCAGCGTACGTCCCACAAAGTACTGAAATTACTTATTATTCTCTTAAAACATAACTCGTGCGCTCGGCTGTGTAAGTCGGAGACATAAATGAAGTgattattgcaaatttttatGGTAACCTTGCCCCCAGGATCGGTTATTTCCACAACCCAGATGCAGCAAGGGAAAATTGATTTTTAGCAATGCGCAAAATTTACTACAATCATTCATTTGTTCTAAGGCAGTCGTGAAATACACCATGAATGGTGTCAATGCTGTTTTTAACAACttgaaatagaaataaataattGCGATCCAATCTTCGTCTTTTTGAGACCCGTTCCCCGTGTATTACTGGGAGGGGGTGGGAGGAGATCAAGAGTACTGGGAACTGACGAATGAGAATGTCGGGCAAGCAAGTTCTAGTTCATTTCTGATCTTCCAACCTCAATCGAAAAACATTTCAGACAATTACCCAGCAAAAGCCATGTTAAAGAAAATGGGGACGAAGTTATTTAAGTTTGTGGAAAAGGcttgaaaattcaaaactcCATTGAAACAGTTTCTTTCCAATAACTTCCTTCCGGCATTGTCGTCAAAACTGTCGTCATATTAACAAGTTCCATGTGCTTTCATGCCGAAAAACACGAATAAATTTTTGTTGTGGGGAAAAAATCATTCGCAATATCGACAGAATTAATCAGTTAAgttgcctttcttttttcttagaaGAAATTTAGATGAAAAATTACATAAATGAAGATACCCTGGTTCCCGGTGTTATATATTATATTTCGTAGTACCAGGGGAAGTTAAACATAAATTGCCTTACCAAAGATGTAAGTGATAGCCAAAGAAAAggaatttcttttttatctttttttttccaggtatCGTTACTTGAAATAAGGTGTGCTAAAATTGAAAGGCAAATAGCTTTGTTCAAAATTTTGGCGATGATGCCGCAGTTGGCGTTAGCTAGTCTTTAGTCAATGAACACTTCGAGAAATCAGCTCCGAACTGACTAAAGTTGCCGCATTGTATAACCGACCATCTTGGATATTTTGAGAGTGGTAAAGCAGCTAGCTTATGTTGGTGCAATTTTTGCGAGTGTTTAATGGCAAGTCTTACAGAGAATATTGGCTGTGTATAAGCGCTTTTGCTACTAGCGACTTTTCAAGTCTAGTGAAAGATTCGCTGATAATCAAAACTTTAAGGGCATAAACTTTGCAAGGAAGCATAGTTTAATAGGCTCTCAAGACTTGAGAATTCAATTTTCTCCTTAAGAGATGACGCCATCCGgaaaggaaatttcatctgtTGTTAATGGAATGGTTGTAAACAACG
Above is a genomic segment from Acropora muricata isolate sample 2 chromosome 1, ASM3666990v1, whole genome shotgun sequence containing:
- the LOC136925321 gene encoding melatonin receptor type 1A-like; translation: MSLAFRSFSLVVVESLTSAVLVMFAILGNAVLVFAVCRKPRTKSSTMVVVGALALVDVLIASTTGPLFVLSLAMGKLASNNFACQLAGFFAHSLPKASILIMTLTAISRYYCVLKPVVYKRFFTFRRTICYIALVWLFATSEVLTVVVFGQAKIVFNPLVGICVMTRTNRNSQIASTLFHFSFYLVLCLSIICFCYNRVSRFIRQHNANTVSLTAQEINLTRALFVLIFAFGILWLPFCIFIILYRMILPASGFPREMGLAIPYLNYLSSAINPWIYGVMSPLVRNKMKRVFFRPRPLPRVSPEVPNTTTPRAWDQRGETPEERTIHTETRRPRANP